One genomic segment of Fusobacterium nucleatum includes these proteins:
- a CDS encoding ankyrin repeat domain-containing protein, which yields MDNSMIFLNACKNGQKGVVEAFIKKGGLDFNKRDNLGNTALFYACMKGSKDIVKLLLSNGADGSLANNNSMIPLHAVSKSGNKEIISLLLNEGSDINTTDKEGRTPLIYTLMENRTEAAKLLLEKGADTQIKDNDGHKAIDYATANGLRDIITLLLKNENNDNKNNSGNTPLHQACYNNQSEVVRELLKQDGIELNIVNDNGNTPLIIAAIESNLLIVQLLLKAGADAKQRLLNGNTALHFAAENGNQYIGKALLEAGAEIDGQNEMGETALLIAAMEGYNDFVKLLVENGANVNIVDNSQNSPLFYASEKGYTEIVEILLLAGAE from the coding sequence ATGGATAATAGTATGATATTTTTAAATGCTTGTAAAAATGGACAAAAAGGTGTTGTAGAAGCTTTTATAAAAAAAGGTGGACTTGATTTTAATAAAAGAGATAATCTTGGAAACACCGCTCTTTTCTATGCTTGTATGAAAGGAAGTAAAGATATTGTAAAATTGTTATTAAGCAATGGTGCTGATGGCTCTTTGGCTAATAACAATAGTATGATTCCACTTCATGCTGTATCAAAAAGTGGAAATAAAGAAATTATTTCTCTACTATTAAATGAGGGCTCTGATATTAATACAACTGATAAAGAAGGAAGAACTCCTTTGATATATACTCTTATGGAAAATAGGACTGAAGCAGCAAAATTACTATTGGAAAAGGGAGCTGATACTCAAATAAAAGATAATGATGGTCATAAGGCAATTGATTATGCTACTGCTAATGGACTTCGTGATATTATTACATTATTACTAAAAAATGAAAATAATGATAATAAAAATAATTCTGGAAATACTCCTCTTCATCAAGCTTGTTATAACAATCAAAGTGAAGTAGTTAGAGAACTTTTAAAACAAGATGGAATAGAATTGAATATTGTAAATGATAATGGAAATACACCATTAATAATAGCTGCTATAGAAAGTAATTTACTAATTGTTCAATTATTGCTAAAAGCTGGGGCTGATGCTAAACAAAGGCTTTTAAATGGAAATACAGCTTTACATTTTGCAGCAGAAAATGGAAATCAATATATAGGTAAAGCCTTACTAGAAGCTGGGGCAGAAATAGATGGTCAAAATGAAATGGGAGAAACAGCTCTACTAATAGCTGCAATGGAAGGATACAATGATTTTGTCAAACTATTGGTAGAAAATGGAGCAAATGTTAATATTGTTGATAATTCACAAAATTCTCCTTTATTCTATGCTTCTGAAAAAGGATATACTGAAATTGTTGAAATTTTATTACTTGCTGGGGCAGAATAA